A genomic window from Schistocerca serialis cubense isolate TAMUIC-IGC-003099 chromosome 4, iqSchSeri2.2, whole genome shotgun sequence includes:
- the LOC126473627 gene encoding cuticle protein 18.7-like: protein MKTLIVLSVVLAVAVAKPGYLGAGLLGAGLAAPAIAAAPIAVPAIPQPPANIIIGPGGVPLDTPEVAAARGAHLATVAQTRARDAIVNSAAILAAPAAIAAPAAIAAAPAYAVGAPALIGGLAPSIAAIGPAVAGAPGALAAAAHLQAKAALLG from the exons ATGAAGACCCTG ATCGTCCTGAGCGTGGTGTTGGCCGTGGCAGTGGCAAAGCCCGGCTACCTGGGCGCTGGACTGCTGGGTGCTGGTCTGGCAGCCCCGGCCATCGCAGCCGCCCCCATCGCCGTGCCGGCGATCCCGCAGCCCCCGGCCAACATCATCATCGGACCTGGCGGTGTGCCCCTGGACACCCCTGAAGTGGCTGCCGCGCGTGGCGCCCACCTGGCCACAGTCGCCCAGACACGGGCCCGCGACGCCATCGTCAACTCGGCCGCCATCCTCGCCGCCCCAGCCGCcatcgccgcccccgccgccattGCCGCCGCCCCCGCCTACGCGGTCGGTGCCCCCGCGCTGATCGGCGGCCTCGCCCCCTCGATCGCCGCTATCGGACCAGCGGTGGCTGGCGCCCCTGGAGCCCTGGCTGCTGCTGCCCACTTGCAGGCCAAGGCTGCCCTGCTGGGCTGA